Proteins from one Coffea arabica cultivar ET-39 chromosome 8c, Coffea Arabica ET-39 HiFi, whole genome shotgun sequence genomic window:
- the LOC113706272 gene encoding protein yippee-like At4g27745 — protein sequence MAELMGPRLYSCCNCRNQVALHDDVISKAFQGRNGRAFLFSHAMNVVVGPKEDRQLMTGLHTVADVYCNDCREVLGWKYERAYEETQKYKEGKFILEKSKIVKENW from the exons ATGGCTGAGTTGATGGGGCCACGATTGTACAGTTGCTGTAATTGTAGAAATCAAGTTGCACTTCATGATGATGTCATTTCCAAAGCATTTCAG GGAAGAAATGGTCGAGCCTTTCTATTCTCCCATGCAATGAATGTTGTTGTGGGGCCTAAAGAGGATAGGCAGCTTATGACCGGGCTCCACACGGTCGCTGATGTCTATTGTAATGATTGCCGTGAGGTGCTGGGTTGGAAATATGAACGAGCTTATGAAGAAACACAGAAGTACAAGGAAGGGAAGTTTATActtgaaaagtcaaaaattgtgaAGGAAAACTGGTAG